The Cyprinus carpio isolate SPL01 chromosome A5, ASM1834038v1, whole genome shotgun sequence genome has a segment encoding these proteins:
- the LOC109073814 gene encoding uncharacterized protein LOC109073814 isoform X2, whose protein sequence is MELQQHFSVSANEYEESEGDAEKREMRKNDAVKTEDLYQSLHFPPTAHHGAINSTTLVSAIILVIVGLNYTHNTETQPIKGQKEMWLHRDNVFYLFWSDHSDCSTAQSFCSERNASLAILTEHNKVWLMSRTNGKQFLVSRASSDGSGDIDVPSVDDEDRECGIMTDDVDIDHGEGFVCERRVNPIG, encoded by the exons ATGGAGCTGCAGCAGCATTTTTCTGTGTCCGCGAATGAATATGAAGAGAGTGAGGGAGACGCAGAGAAGAGGGAGATGCGGAAAAATGATGCTGTTAAAACAGAAGATCTTTATCAAAGTCTTCACTTCCCACCTACCGCACACCATGGAGCTATTAACAGTACAACACTGGTCTCAG CCATCATCCTCGTCATTGTGGGCCTTAATT ACACTCACAACACAGAAACACAACCAATAAAAGGACAAAAag AAATGTGGCTTCACCGAgacaatgtgttttatttgttctgGAGTGACCACAGTGACTGCAGCACTGCTCAGAGCTTCTGTTCTGAGAGGAACGCCAGTCTGGCCATTTTAACTGAGCATAACAAG GTCTGGTTGATGTCCAGAACCAATGGAAAGCAATTTTTGGTCTCAAGAGCCTCATCAGATGGATCTGGAGACATTGATGTTCCATCAGTG GATGATGAAGATCGTGAGTGTGGCATCATGACCGATGACGTTGACATAGATCATGGTGAAGGatttgtgtgtgagaggagagtgAATCCCATAGGCTGA
- the LOC109073814 gene encoding uncharacterized protein LOC109073814 isoform X1, with amino-acid sequence MELQQHFSVSANEYEESEGDAEKREMRKNDAVKTEDLYQSLHFPPTAHHGAINSTTLVSEHREIKYVFLLFAVNILISAIILVIVGLNYTHNTETQPIKGQKEMWLHRDNVFYLFWSDHSDCSTAQSFCSERNASLAILTEHNKVWLMSRTNGKQFLVSRASSDGSGDIDVPSVDDEDRECGIMTDDVDIDHGEGFVCERRVNPIG; translated from the exons ATGGAGCTGCAGCAGCATTTTTCTGTGTCCGCGAATGAATATGAAGAGAGTGAGGGAGACGCAGAGAAGAGGGAGATGCGGAAAAATGATGCTGTTAAAACAGAAGATCTTTATCAAAGTCTTCACTTCCCACCTACCGCACACCATGGAGCTATTAACAGTACAACACTGGTCTCAG AACACCGTGAAATAAAGTAtgtgtttttactgtttgctgtGAACATTCTTATCTCAGCCATCATCCTCGTCATTGTGGGCCTTAATT ACACTCACAACACAGAAACACAACCAATAAAAGGACAAAAag AAATGTGGCTTCACCGAgacaatgtgttttatttgttctgGAGTGACCACAGTGACTGCAGCACTGCTCAGAGCTTCTGTTCTGAGAGGAACGCCAGTCTGGCCATTTTAACTGAGCATAACAAG GTCTGGTTGATGTCCAGAACCAATGGAAAGCAATTTTTGGTCTCAAGAGCCTCATCAGATGGATCTGGAGACATTGATGTTCCATCAGTG GATGATGAAGATCGTGAGTGTGGCATCATGACCGATGACGTTGACATAGATCATGGTGAAGGatttgtgtgtgagaggagagtgAATCCCATAGGCTGA
- the LOC109073814 gene encoding uncharacterized protein LOC109073814 isoform X3 has protein sequence MRKNDAVKTEDLYQSLHFPPTAHHGAINSTTLVSEHREIKYVFLLFAVNILISAIILVIVGLNYTHNTETQPIKGQKEMWLHRDNVFYLFWSDHSDCSTAQSFCSERNASLAILTEHNKVWLMSRTNGKQFLVSRASSDGSGDIDVPSVDDEDRECGIMTDDVDIDHGEGFVCERRVNPIG, from the exons ATGCGGAAAAATGATGCTGTTAAAACAGAAGATCTTTATCAAAGTCTTCACTTCCCACCTACCGCACACCATGGAGCTATTAACAGTACAACACTGGTCTCAG AACACCGTGAAATAAAGTAtgtgtttttactgtttgctgtGAACATTCTTATCTCAGCCATCATCCTCGTCATTGTGGGCCTTAATT ACACTCACAACACAGAAACACAACCAATAAAAGGACAAAAag AAATGTGGCTTCACCGAgacaatgtgttttatttgttctgGAGTGACCACAGTGACTGCAGCACTGCTCAGAGCTTCTGTTCTGAGAGGAACGCCAGTCTGGCCATTTTAACTGAGCATAACAAG GTCTGGTTGATGTCCAGAACCAATGGAAAGCAATTTTTGGTCTCAAGAGCCTCATCAGATGGATCTGGAGACATTGATGTTCCATCAGTG GATGATGAAGATCGTGAGTGTGGCATCATGACCGATGACGTTGACATAGATCATGGTGAAGGatttgtgtgtgagaggagagtgAATCCCATAGGCTGA